The Micropterus dolomieu isolate WLL.071019.BEF.003 ecotype Adirondacks linkage group LG22, ASM2129224v1, whole genome shotgun sequence genome contains a region encoding:
- the LOC123961121 gene encoding neuroplastin-like, with product MIPGKRRAAVMSFSVAIFGALMLQSVSSQNEPSIIASDHITLPVEGDTFTLQCNLTNAHSVHMESYWMKNGEEIPGTHTQNKNTEYRRNKPRGDDAGVYMCVYTFDMTPSANATIEVKSAPEITGHKRSENKNEGQNATLYCKSVGYPHPVWTWRKLENGIFRDIDNTTERFIIVSRDNLTELHIVHLHIGLDPGEYHCNATNMIGSREEKSVLRVRSHLAPLWPFLGVLAEIIVLIIIIVVYEKRKKPDDLQDDAYPAGPVKTNSTNNHKEKNLRQRNTN from the exons ATGATACCTGGCAAACGAAGAGCTGCAGTCATGTCCTTCTCGGTGGCGATATTTGGAGCCCTGATGCTGCAGTCGGTGTCTTCCCAGAACG AGCCATCAATCATCGCCTCTGACCACATCACACTTCCTGTGGAAGGTGACACTTTCACATTGCAGTGCAACCTGACCAATGCCCACAGTGTCCACATGGAGAGCTACTGGATGAAGAATGGGGAGGAGATCCCGGGAACACACACCCAAAATAAGAACACTGAGTACAG GCGGAACAAACCAAGAGGAGACGATGCCGGAGTGTACATGTGTGTCTACACCTTCGATATGACTCCTTCAGCCAACGCCACTATCGAAGTTAAAT ctgctCCTGAGATTACAGGCCACAAACGTAGTGAGAATAAGAATGAGGGTCAGAATGCTACGCTCTACTGTAAGTCTGTGGGCTATCCTCACCCTGTCTGGACCTGGCGCAAGCTTGAAAACGGCATTTTTCGG GACATTGACAACACAACCGAACGCTTCATCATCGTCAGCAGAGACAACTTAACTGAGCTCCATATTGTCCACCTGCACATTGGTTTAGATCCAGGCGAGTACCATTGCAACGCCACCAACATGATTGGCAGCCGTGAAGAGAAGTCTGTGCTGCGGGTTCGCAGCCACTTGGCCCCCTTATGGCCTTTCTTGGGGGTTCTGGCGGAGATCATCGTCCTGATCATCATCATCGTTGTTTATGAGAAGCGTAAGAAGCCAGATGATTTACAAGACG ATGCTTACCCAGCTGGACCAGT GAAAACTAATTCAaccaacaaccacaaagagaaaaaCCTCCGCCAGAGGAATACAAACTGA